One Hippea jasoniae genomic region harbors:
- a CDS encoding Fe-S-containing hydro-lyase, with the protein MAEYKLTTPLTDEDIIKLKAGDVVYLSGVLYTARDAAHMRMVKALDEGKPLPFDIKGQVIYYVGPSPARPGRPIGSAGPTTSYRMNPFAPRLISLGQKGMIGKGKMSDEVKEACMKYKACYFASIGGAAAVVGQSVKEAEIIAYEDLGPEAVRRLVVEDMPLFVCYDSYGNDLYEMAKKEWANKYG; encoded by the coding sequence ATGGCTGAGTATAAATTGACGACACCTTTAACAGATGAAGATATAATAAAATTAAAAGCCGGTGATGTGGTGTATTTAAGCGGCGTGCTTTACACTGCAAGGGATGCTGCCCACATGAGAATGGTTAAAGCCTTAGATGAGGGTAAACCACTTCCCTTTGATATTAAAGGGCAGGTGATCTACTATGTTGGGCCATCACCGGCAAGACCGGGTAGGCCGATTGGATCTGCTGGGCCCACAACAAGTTACAGAATGAATCCATTTGCACCGAGGCTGATTTCACTGGGTCAGAAGGGTATGATCGGCAAGGGTAAGATGAGTGATGAGGTTAAAGAGGCATGCATGAAATATAAGGCATGCTATTTTGCCTCTATTGGCGGTGCAGCAGCCGTAGTGGGTCAGTCTGTTAAAGAAGCAGAGATAATCGCCTATGAGGATTTAGGCCCTGAGGCTGTCAGGAGACTTGTAGTTGAGGATATGCCGTTGTTTGTGTGCTACGATTCTTACGGTAATGATCTTTATGAGATGGCTAAAAAAGAGTGGGCAAATAAATATGGCTAA
- a CDS encoding TRAP transporter small permease, with product MNRISRFFAGLSDGLNLVIELITALLLLVLSFFMITAVFFRYVLNSSIYFSAELSRFLLVYIAFLGSTVAYKHKAHVGVDLFISKLSEPLKLLFEKLIILGFFIFWGVVFVYSLKILPMMYFQRTATLNIPYAYVFYIMPITALVWFIHLVGDILKK from the coding sequence ATGAACAGAATAAGTCGCTTTTTTGCAGGGCTTAGTGATGGGTTGAATCTTGTTATTGAGCTTATCACAGCCCTGCTTTTGCTTGTTTTATCGTTTTTTATGATAACTGCTGTGTTTTTTAGATATGTTTTAAACAGTTCGATATACTTTTCTGCTGAGTTGAGTAGATTTTTGCTTGTTTATATTGCGTTTTTGGGTTCAACGGTTGCATATAAGCATAAAGCCCATGTGGGTGTTGATTTGTTTATTTCAAAGCTGTCTGAACCTCTTAAACTGCTTTTTGAAAAGCTAATTATTTTGGGTTTTTTTATCTTTTGGGGTGTTGTGTTTGTGTATAGCTTAAAGATTTTGCCGATGATGTATTTTCAGCGCACAGCCACATTAAACATACCCTATGCGTATGTGTTTTATATAATGCCTATCACCGCTTTAGTCTGGTTTATCCATCTTGTCGGGGATATATTAAAAAAATGA
- the sdhC gene encoding succinate dehydrogenase, cytochrome b556 subunit yields MDWYRGRPHHIQYKWHEGFVAWLFHRITGLLLILYLFLHEWVISTLQNPKSFDAAMGILENPLFKLLEVGLWLVASYHAINGLRVILVNFAGAAERENYKGNVWIFWVIFAIVFVAGAIPMLMKL; encoded by the coding sequence ATGGATTGGTATAGAGGTCGTCCGCATCATATTCAGTACAAGTGGCATGAGGGTTTTGTAGCCTGGCTGTTTCACAGAATTACGGGTTTGTTGCTAATTCTTTATTTGTTCCTGCATGAGTGGGTAATTTCCACGCTTCAAAACCCCAAAAGCTTTGATGCAGCCATGGGCATTCTTGAAAATCCACTGTTTAAGTTATTAGAGGTTGGTTTGTGGCTTGTTGCAAGCTACCATGCTATTAACGGCTTGAGGGTAATTTTGGTTAACTTTGCCGGTGCAGCAGAAAGGGAAAATTACAAGGGTAATGTGTGGATCTTCTGGGTAATCTTTGCAATCGTTTTTGTGGCCGGTGCAATTCCTATGCTTATGAAGCTATAA
- a CDS encoding IGHMBP2 family helicase: MALVFDDEEHYISYFLNLIELERKAEKEFHIAEIKNLSAKKRQSLGRAILNAKIKLMGRFLDFIIYRFSFRSDIEPQIKVGDIVLISKGEPLKLSVEATVSSMAKNYIEVMTKTKIFKSKFYRIDLFVNDITFKRMKHAVENLNYSLFDKDIILGKQSPEPQTSSISSSNLNNSQNDALQKAINSKLFLIHGPPGTGKTTTLTEIIKLIEDERILVCADSNVAIDNLMEKLKDQNIVRIGHPAKINDELLKYSIDFVIREDKRYKKIEKLLENIEKLKNRRDREFKKPSPSLRRGLSNEEILTLASSNRSSRGLKPSKIKKMAGWIELNSKISNLYEEKERLLKKITTETLKNARIVFATNSAAGSEYLEDFYFDVLFLDEAAQATEPSALIPISKAQRVIMAGDHKQLPPTVLSDKAKRLNFSIFERFTKIFSHLSHTLSIQYRMNKVLNDFPSCEFYNCILKPHPSVENIKLSDIANISEFIGFDAPVVFFDTQGRFLEASKEGSFSKYNPLEAQFVKKLADELLKLGVKEEQIGIITPYKDHEEYLKSLIKNIEIKSIDGFQGREKELIIISLVRANENEEIGFLKDKRRLNVAITRAKRKLIIVGDSFTLSTDKTYANLIDYVRKNGIIKTI; encoded by the coding sequence ATGGCTTTGGTTTTTGATGATGAAGAACACTACATATCATATTTCTTAAACTTAATAGAGCTTGAGCGAAAAGCCGAAAAAGAATTTCACATAGCAGAGATCAAAAACCTATCAGCAAAAAAGAGACAATCCTTAGGAAGAGCCATTCTCAATGCAAAAATAAAGCTCATGGGCAGATTTCTGGATTTTATCATCTATAGATTTTCATTCAGAAGCGACATAGAGCCACAGATAAAGGTTGGAGATATCGTTTTAATCTCAAAAGGCGAGCCGCTAAAACTCTCTGTTGAGGCAACTGTAAGCTCAATGGCAAAAAATTACATAGAGGTTATGACAAAGACAAAGATCTTTAAATCAAAATTCTACAGAATCGATCTATTTGTAAACGATATCACATTCAAGCGGATGAAGCACGCCGTTGAAAATTTAAACTATTCACTATTTGATAAGGATATTATTTTAGGCAAACAATCTCCTGAACCCCAAACATCAAGCATATCAAGCTCAAACCTGAATAATTCTCAAAATGATGCACTTCAAAAAGCCATAAATTCAAAACTTTTTTTAATCCATGGACCACCAGGTACAGGCAAAACTACCACTCTAACAGAAATCATAAAACTCATAGAAGATGAAAGAATTCTTGTTTGTGCCGACAGCAATGTAGCTATAGATAACCTTATGGAAAAACTAAAAGACCAAAATATCGTAAGAATCGGCCATCCTGCAAAGATAAACGACGAGCTTTTAAAATACTCCATAGACTTTGTTATAAGGGAAGATAAACGCTACAAAAAGATAGAAAAACTTTTAGAAAATATAGAAAAATTAAAAAACCGCCGCGACAGGGAATTCAAAAAACCATCACCCTCTCTGCGCAGAGGACTCTCCAACGAGGAGATTTTAACACTTGCAAGCTCAAACAGATCAAGCAGGGGTCTGAAGCCATCAAAAATAAAAAAAATGGCTGGCTGGATAGAGCTAAACAGCAAAATATCCAACCTTTATGAAGAAAAAGAAAGGCTATTAAAAAAGATTACAACAGAAACGCTCAAAAACGCCCGCATCGTTTTTGCGACAAATTCAGCCGCTGGCAGCGAATACCTTGAGGACTTTTACTTCGATGTTTTGTTCTTAGATGAGGCAGCTCAGGCTACAGAACCATCAGCATTAATCCCCATCTCAAAAGCCCAGAGGGTTATCATGGCAGGTGATCACAAACAATTGCCGCCAACAGTGCTCTCTGATAAGGCTAAGCGGCTAAACTTCAGCATCTTTGAACGCTTTACAAAGATATTTTCACATCTGTCACACACACTCTCAATCCAGTATCGCATGAATAAGGTTTTAAACGATTTTCCCTCCTGTGAATTCTACAACTGCATTCTAAAACCTCATCCTTCTGTTGAAAACATCAAGCTTTCTGATATTGCAAACATATCTGAATTTATAGGATTCGATGCGCCCGTTGTGTTTTTTGATACTCAGGGTAGATTTTTAGAAGCCAGCAAAGAGGGAAGTTTTTCAAAGTACAATCCGCTTGAGGCACAATTTGTCAAAAAGCTTGCCGATGAGCTTTTAAAACTTGGCGTTAAAGAAGAGCAAATCGGTATCATAACTCCCTACAAAGACCATGAGGAATATCTAAAATCGCTTATCAAAAACATAGAAATTAAATCGATCGATGGATTTCAGGGCAGGGAAAAAGAGTTAATAATCATCAGTCTTGTCAGGGCAAACGAAAATGAGGAAATCGGATTTTTGAAGGATAAACGCAGGCTGAATGTTGCAATCACAAGAGCCAAACGCAAACTCATAATAGTCGGCGACAGCTTCACACTTTCAACAGATAAAACATACGCAAATCTCATCGATTATGTCAGAAAAAACGGGATTATAAAAACTATCTAA
- a CDS encoding fumarate hydratase, whose amino-acid sequence MAEVRNISVKDVENAVYKLALEAAYHLPEDILEAEKKAYEKEKSPVAKKVLETIFKNVEVSANEEFPLCQDTGLAVIFLEVGQDVHFTDGYLVDAINKGVERAYKDGYLRKSTCHPLTRANYGNNLPAIVHTFVVPGNKVKIIFDAKGGGSESMSKVQMLKPADGKEGIINTVVDWVIQAGPNPCPPVIVGVGIGGDFERAAVMAKHATLRKVGQPSPDPELAEMEQEILKRVNNSGIGPAGLGGLTTALGVHIEMEPCHIATLPLGINIACHVNRHKEIEL is encoded by the coding sequence ATGGCTGAAGTAAGAAATATCAGTGTTAAGGATGTTGAGAATGCGGTCTACAAGCTTGCGCTTGAGGCCGCCTATCATTTGCCTGAGGATATTTTAGAGGCTGAGAAAAAAGCCTACGAAAAGGAAAAATCCCCGGTTGCAAAAAAGGTTTTAGAGACGATTTTTAAAAATGTTGAGGTTTCGGCGAACGAGGAGTTTCCGCTCTGTCAGGATACAGGTCTTGCCGTTATTTTTCTTGAAGTGGGTCAGGATGTTCATTTTACAGATGGTTATCTTGTTGATGCCATAAATAAAGGCGTAGAGCGAGCTTATAAAGATGGCTATTTAAGAAAATCCACATGCCATCCACTAACAAGGGCAAATTATGGTAACAACTTACCCGCCATTGTTCACACCTTTGTAGTACCCGGCAATAAGGTAAAGATCATCTTTGATGCAAAGGGTGGCGGTAGTGAGTCTATGAGTAAAGTGCAGATGCTCAAGCCCGCTGATGGCAAAGAGGGAATAATCAACACCGTTGTGGATTGGGTAATTCAGGCAGGTCCAAATCCATGTCCGCCGGTTATAGTGGGTGTTGGTATAGGTGGTGATTTTGAAAGAGCAGCTGTTATGGCAAAGCATGCAACCCTGAGAAAGGTTGGCCAGCCCAGCCCGGACCCAGAGCTTGCAGAAATGGAGCAGGAGATCTTAAAAAGGGTTAACAATTCCGGTATAGGTCCTGCTGGTCTGGGTGGTTTGACAACGGCTTTGGGTGTTCATATTGAGATGGAGCCGTGTCATATAGCAACTCTGCCGCTTGGAATCAACATAGCCTGTCATGTTAACAGGCATAAAGAAATAGAGCTTTAA
- a CDS encoding pyruvate carboxylase: MHIKRLLCANRGEIAIRVFRAATELGINTVAIYSQEDKYSLHRYKADEAYMVGKGGDPVQAYLNIDEIIDLALRKNIDAIHPGYGFLSESSEFARKCKEAGIIFIGPKPETIELFGDKLLSKQLAKSCGIPVIEGSDKNIESIQEAKQLAKSIGYPVMLKATAGGGGRGIRVAYSDRDIEESFESLKREAKKSFGRDDVIIEKYLPNPKHIEVQILADNHGNRVHLFERNCSIQRRHQKMIEIAPSPSTPTAVLDDLYYAALKIAAEADIVSAATVEFLVDGNDFYFLEVNPRIQVEHTITELITGIDLVQSQILIAEGKKLTDKQIGIYSQSSIKKLGYAIQCRITTEDPQNDFLPDTGEIKVYRSPAGFGVRLDAGSAYAGARILPYYDSLLVKVSTWALSFEQAAKKMHRVLKEFRIRGVKTNIQFLENVITHPLFRSGDFDVNFIDNTPQLFKIPKRRDRATKILKFLANNIVNNPSGAKLDKNIKLPTIPVYEEKYGKKPPLGFRDVLLKEGVEGLIKRVKDSKNLLITDTTFRDAHQSLFATRLRTIDMLNVAELYAHYLNNLFSLEMWGGATFDVAYRFLKESPWDRLIKLREKIPNIPFQMLLRASNAVGYTNYPDNVVREFIRLAAKNGIDVFRIFDCFNWIEQLKPAMAAVKEAGAVCEAAISYSGDILDKNRKKYTLDYYVKLAGQLKDAGADIIAIKDMAGLVKPYAAKVLIEAIKQETNLSVHFHTHDTSGNGEAAVLMAAEAGADIVDLAMSSMAGLTSQPSLNSIVAALRSTPYAPDINEDKAQEVSNYFEKVRKYYFPFESGLKAPTAEVYEHEIPGGQYSNLIVQVESLGLIDKWEEIKKMYKKVNDMLGDLIKVTPSSKVVGDLALFMVQNNLQPEDLYEKGENLSFPDSVVSFFKGMLGQPYGGFPQKLAKIVLKGEKPITVRPGEMLGDYDFEKAKKELKDKFKRDFEEEDVISYALYPKVFEDYVSFNQEYGDVWMLDSRSFFYPLHKNKEIEVEIEEGKTLFIKYLNLHEPDKKGFRKVDFELNGQARSVEIKDSNIAAQIKTAIKGDINNPKDICATMPGKIVKINVKEGDKVKKSDVVVITEAMKMETKIKASLDGVVEKIYLAEGDSIEAGDLIVKLK, from the coding sequence ATGCATATCAAGAGGCTTTTGTGTGCTAATCGGGGGGAGATAGCCATTCGTGTCTTTAGAGCTGCAACAGAACTTGGTATTAATACCGTTGCTATTTATTCACAAGAGGATAAGTATTCACTTCATCGCTACAAAGCAGATGAGGCTTATATGGTGGGCAAGGGAGGGGATCCTGTTCAGGCATACCTTAACATCGATGAGATTATAGATCTTGCCCTAAGAAAGAATATCGATGCAATTCATCCCGGTTATGGTTTTTTATCTGAATCGAGTGAATTTGCAAGAAAATGCAAAGAGGCCGGGATTATCTTTATAGGCCCAAAACCAGAAACTATAGAGCTATTCGGCGATAAACTGCTTTCAAAACAGCTTGCAAAAAGCTGTGGCATTCCTGTTATTGAAGGTTCTGATAAAAATATTGAATCGATTCAGGAGGCAAAACAACTTGCAAAAAGCATAGGATACCCCGTTATGTTAAAGGCAACAGCAGGAGGTGGGGGCAGGGGCATAAGGGTTGCATATTCTGATAGAGATATCGAAGAAAGTTTTGAAAGCTTAAAAAGGGAAGCAAAAAAATCATTTGGAAGGGATGATGTTATTATAGAGAAATATCTGCCAAACCCAAAACATATCGAGGTGCAGATTTTAGCAGACAACCACGGCAACAGGGTGCATCTGTTTGAAAGAAACTGCTCCATTCAGCGTAGGCATCAAAAGATGATCGAGATAGCTCCATCGCCATCAACACCAACTGCTGTGTTGGACGACCTTTATTATGCAGCTTTAAAGATTGCTGCAGAGGCTGATATCGTATCGGCAGCTACAGTTGAATTTTTGGTTGACGGCAACGATTTTTACTTTTTAGAGGTCAATCCACGCATACAGGTTGAGCATACCATAACTGAACTCATAACCGGTATCGATCTTGTTCAATCTCAGATTTTGATAGCAGAGGGCAAAAAATTAACGGATAAACAGATCGGCATTTACTCTCAAAGTAGCATCAAAAAACTTGGTTATGCAATTCAGTGTAGAATCACCACAGAAGACCCACAAAACGACTTTTTGCCCGATACAGGTGAGATTAAGGTTTACAGGAGTCCTGCTGGCTTTGGCGTAAGATTGGATGCAGGTAGCGCTTATGCCGGTGCGAGGATTTTGCCTTATTACGATTCACTGCTTGTTAAGGTTTCAACATGGGCATTGAGTTTTGAGCAGGCTGCAAAAAAGATGCACAGGGTTTTGAAGGAGTTCAGGATAAGGGGCGTTAAAACAAATATTCAATTTCTTGAGAATGTAATAACACATCCCCTTTTTAGAAGTGGCGATTTTGATGTTAATTTTATCGACAACACACCGCAGCTTTTCAAAATTCCCAAAAGAAGGGATCGGGCTACAAAGATTTTAAAATTCCTTGCAAACAATATAGTTAACAATCCTTCAGGTGCAAAATTGGATAAAAATATTAAACTACCAACGATACCTGTGTATGAGGAAAAGTATGGCAAAAAACCACCACTTGGTTTTAGAGATGTGTTATTAAAAGAAGGTGTCGAGGGGTTGATAAAAAGGGTTAAAGACTCCAAAAATCTCTTAATCACAGATACAACATTCAGAGATGCTCATCAATCTCTGTTTGCCACAAGATTAAGAACAATTGATATGCTTAATGTTGCAGAATTATACGCCCACTATTTAAATAACCTGTTTTCGCTTGAGATGTGGGGTGGTGCCACATTTGATGTGGCATATAGATTTTTGAAGGAGTCCCCATGGGATAGATTGATAAAGTTAAGAGAAAAAATCCCCAATATACCGTTTCAAATGTTGCTTAGGGCTTCAAATGCCGTTGGATATACAAATTATCCTGATAATGTTGTTAGGGAGTTTATAAGGCTTGCTGCAAAAAACGGCATAGATGTGTTCAGGATTTTTGATTGTTTTAACTGGATTGAACAGCTTAAACCTGCAATGGCAGCCGTAAAAGAAGCTGGAGCTGTCTGTGAGGCTGCGATAAGCTACAGCGGCGATATTTTAGACAAAAACCGCAAAAAATATACGCTTGATTATTATGTTAAACTTGCAGGCCAGCTAAAAGATGCAGGAGCAGACATAATAGCTATTAAGGATATGGCAGGCCTTGTAAAGCCTTATGCAGCAAAGGTTTTGATTGAGGCGATAAAACAAGAAACGAATCTCTCTGTTCATTTTCACACGCACGATACAAGTGGCAACGGTGAAGCAGCCGTGCTTATGGCTGCTGAGGCTGGCGCAGACATCGTTGATTTAGCGATGAGCTCTATGGCAGGGCTAACAAGCCAGCCCAGCCTAAATTCTATTGTTGCGGCTTTAAGGTCTACACCTTATGCGCCGGATATTAACGAGGATAAAGCTCAAGAGGTTTCAAATTATTTTGAAAAAGTGAGAAAGTATTATTTCCCCTTTGAAAGCGGTCTCAAAGCCCCAACTGCTGAGGTTTATGAGCATGAAATACCTGGAGGGCAATATTCAAATCTGATTGTTCAGGTGGAAAGCTTAGGATTAATTGATAAATGGGAAGAGATTAAAAAGATGTATAAAAAGGTCAATGATATGTTGGGGGATTTAATAAAGGTTACACCATCTTCAAAGGTTGTGGGTGATCTGGCTCTATTTATGGTGCAAAATAATCTACAGCCAGAGGATTTATATGAGAAAGGTGAAAATCTATCTTTCCCTGACTCTGTAGTAAGCTTTTTTAAAGGTATGCTTGGTCAGCCCTACGGAGGGTTTCCCCAAAAACTGGCAAAAATTGTTTTGAAAGGAGAAAAACCTATAACTGTCAGGCCGGGTGAGATGCTGGGGGATTATGATTTTGAGAAAGCCAAAAAAGAGTTAAAAGATAAATTCAAGCGTGATTTTGAAGAAGAAGATGTTATAAGCTATGCACTTTATCCCAAGGTGTTTGAAGATTATGTGTCGTTTAACCAAGAATATGGTGATGTATGGATGCTGGATAGCAGGTCGTTTTTCTATCCTTTGCATAAAAATAAGGAGATTGAGGTTGAAATAGAGGAAGGCAAAACGCTGTTTATTAAGTATTTGAATCTGCATGAGCCAGATAAGAAAGGCTTTAGAAAAGTGGATTTTGAGCTAAACGGTCAGGCGCGTAGTGTTGAAATAAAAGACAGCAATATAGCTGCTCAAATTAAGACAGCAATTAAGGGTGATATTAATAATCCCAAAGATATATGCGCAACTATGCCTGGAAAGATCGTAAAAATAAATGTAAAAGAGGGCGATAAGGTAAAAAAATCCGATGTTGTTGTGATAACAGAAGCCATGAAAATGGAAACAAAGATTAAAGCTTCTTTGGATGGGGTTGTTGAAAAGATTTATTTAGCCGAAGGTGATTCTATTGAGGCCGGAGATCTAATCGTAAAGCTTAAATAG
- the mdh gene encoding malate dehydrogenase, producing the protein MLANAKISIIGAGQVGGTTMLRIAEKELAKTVVLVDIVEGLPQGKALDEMEAAPIEGFDTEIIGTNDYKDTENSDIVIITSGLPRKPGMSRDDLLEKNVKIMKDVAEKVAKYSPNAIVIVVANPLDAMVYAAKKVGGFADDKLMGQAGCLDSTRFARFIAWEAKCSVKAVQAMTLGGHGDDMVPLTRYSTVRGVPITEIFDKDTIERLVERTRKGGGEIVSLLKTGSAFYATASAVVQMVEAIVKDTKDILPCAVKTQGKYGLDPDLFVGLPARLGQNGVEEVVELKLTDEELQALKASADHVKELCNRIEELKLL; encoded by the coding sequence ATGTTGGCGAACGCTAAGATTAGTATTATCGGTGCAGGACAGGTTGGCGGTACAACGATGTTGAGGATTGCTGAAAAGGAGCTTGCAAAAACGGTTGTTTTGGTTGACATCGTTGAAGGCTTACCTCAGGGTAAGGCTTTGGATGAGATGGAAGCAGCTCCAATTGAGGGTTTCGATACAGAGATTATCGGAACAAACGATTATAAGGATACAGAGAACTCCGATATCGTTATCATTACATCGGGTTTACCAAGAAAACCAGGAATGAGCAGGGATGACCTGCTTGAAAAGAATGTAAAAATCATGAAAGATGTTGCTGAGAAGGTTGCAAAATATTCACCAAACGCCATTGTTATTGTTGTTGCTAATCCGCTTGATGCTATGGTTTATGCTGCAAAGAAGGTTGGCGGCTTTGCAGATGATAAACTTATGGGTCAGGCAGGTTGTCTGGATTCAACACGCTTTGCAAGGTTTATTGCATGGGAGGCAAAATGCTCCGTTAAGGCTGTTCAGGCAATGACATTGGGCGGTCATGGTGATGATATGGTTCCATTGACAAGATATTCAACTGTAAGAGGCGTTCCAATAACAGAGATCTTTGATAAAGATACAATCGAGAGACTTGTTGAAAGAACAAGAAAAGGCGGTGGCGAGATTGTTTCTCTATTGAAAACTGGTTCTGCATTCTATGCTACAGCTTCAGCTGTTGTTCAGATGGTTGAGGCTATTGTTAAGGACACAAAAGATATTTTACCATGTGCAGTTAAAACTCAGGGTAAATACGGTCTTGATCCAGATCTGTTTGTTGGTCTTCCAGCAAGATTGGGCCAGAATGGTGTTGAAGAGGTTGTTGAGCTTAAACTGACAGATGAAGAACTGCAGGCACTTAAGGCATCTGCTGACCATGTAAAAGAGCTCTGCAACAGGATTGAGGAGTTAAAACTTTTATAA
- a CDS encoding TRAP transporter large permease, giving the protein MIYLIVLLFVLIILSFPISLAIGLSTLIAFVKNSMPLYMIPQRMFSGINSYMLLAIPLFMFAGNLMDSGGLSKRIVKFAESIVGHLRGGLAISAILASMMFAGVSGSAAADTAAIGSILIPSMKKQGYDGNFAASIVASGGSIGVIIPPSIPMIIYGFIGSVSIGKLFVAGILPGLLIGFSLSVLAFLFSDNSMRSKEKFDKSEFFGAFKEAFWALGTPVIVIGGILGGIFTATESAAVAVFYSLIVGVFIYRQLNLKNIYKAAVDSVITSAIILLIIAVATVFSWFLSMNNAQAVISGFLKTVAHNKTQLILIVNLFLLIMGTFVETTASLILFVPVVAPLLVSAGLNPITTGVMIVTNLAIGMLTPPLGICLIVSSSIAKSSLLDVSKKVLPFLFVMIVDLLIIAFFEPITTLLVR; this is encoded by the coding sequence ATGATATATCTTATTGTTTTGCTGTTTGTTTTGATAATTCTATCGTTTCCCATTTCTCTTGCTATAGGGCTTTCAACTTTAATTGCTTTTGTTAAAAATTCGATGCCGCTTTATATGATTCCTCAACGCATGTTTTCTGGTATCAATTCATATATGTTGCTTGCCATTCCGCTTTTTATGTTTGCCGGCAATTTGATGGATAGTGGTGGGCTTTCTAAAAGGATCGTTAAATTTGCTGAATCTATCGTTGGTCACCTGAGGGGAGGGCTTGCTATCTCTGCAATCCTTGCAAGCATGATGTTTGCCGGTGTAAGCGGGTCGGCTGCAGCAGATACAGCTGCCATAGGCTCTATACTCATTCCTTCGATGAAAAAACAGGGATACGATGGTAATTTTGCTGCAAGTATTGTGGCAAGTGGCGGCTCAATTGGTGTGATTATTCCGCCCAGCATTCCCATGATTATTTATGGTTTTATTGGCAGCGTCTCTATAGGCAAGCTGTTTGTTGCGGGTATTTTGCCGGGTCTGTTGATCGGTTTTTCTTTGTCTGTTTTGGCTTTTTTGTTTTCTGATAACTCGATGAGATCAAAAGAGAAATTTGATAAATCTGAATTCTTTGGCGCTTTTAAAGAAGCGTTCTGGGCTTTGGGAACGCCTGTTATAGTCATCGGCGGAATTCTTGGCGGTATTTTTACTGCAACAGAATCAGCAGCTGTGGCTGTGTTTTACTCCCTGATTGTTGGTGTTTTTATCTACAGGCAGCTTAATTTAAAGAATATTTACAAAGCAGCCGTGGATAGTGTTATAACAAGTGCGATTATTTTGCTTATTATTGCTGTGGCAACGGTCTTTAGCTGGTTTTTATCAATGAACAACGCCCAGGCGGTTATTTCTGGGTTTTTAAAAACCGTGGCGCATAACAAAACTCAGCTTATTCTCATTGTAAATCTTTTTTTGCTTATTATGGGCACTTTTGTTGAAACCACAGCTTCTTTGATTCTGTTTGTGCCAGTTGTTGCCCCGCTTCTTGTATCAGCCGGTTTAAACCCTATTACAACGGGCGTTATGATTGTTACAAATCTGGCAATCGGCATGCTAACACCGCCTCTTGGCATCTGCCTGATTGTTTCTTCATCGATTGCAAAAAGCAGTCTTTTAGATGTTTCAAAAAAGGTTTTGCCGTTTTTGTTTGTAATGATTGTTGATTTGTTGATTATTGCGTTTTTTGAGCCTATAACAACATTGCTTGTTAGATAG
- the sdhD gene encoding succinate dehydrogenase, hydrophobic membrane anchor protein produces the protein MEYMRGFIDRYHGSGKSGDLSWLLQRVSGVALLVLLLGHFFIEHFAGSASVLDYQHVAARLASTGWKAFDLTFVVFALYHGINGIFMVIEDYVHSGWRVFWKGFFWIVGILYLVLAAITILPFKG, from the coding sequence ATGGAGTACATGAGAGGATTTATAGACAGATATCATGGAAGCGGTAAAAGTGGCGATTTAAGCTGGTTATTACAGAGAGTATCCGGCGTTGCTCTGCTTGTGTTGTTGCTTGGCCATTTCTTTATTGAGCATTTTGCAGGTAGTGCATCTGTGTTGGATTATCAGCATGTTGCTGCAAGACTTGCTTCAACCGGATGGAAGGCTTTTGATTTAACATTTGTTGTTTTTGCGCTTTATCATGGTATTAACGGAATTTTTATGGTTATTGAAGATTATGTCCATTCAGGATGGAGAGTATTCTGGAAGGGCTTTTTCTGGATTGTTGGTATTTTATATCTTGTTCTTGCAGCAATTACGATTTTACCATTCAAAGGCTAA